One part of the Streptomyces ferrugineus genome encodes these proteins:
- a CDS encoding LbetaH domain-containing protein — MADTAAPTAVERSLRGFTGAGYDKGRPLLVQAAWFAVLNLVFVKWWFPARWRPAVLRAFGARIGQRVLIRHRVRVHWPWRLEVGDDVWIGEGAWLLNLERISIGSDVCVSQDALLCTGSHQRRTPTFEFDNGPIHLLPGAWVAARAVVLRGVTVGRGAVVGASAVARRDLAPGEVVTARGAR, encoded by the coding sequence GTGGCAGACACCGCCGCGCCGACCGCCGTGGAACGCTCCTTGCGAGGCTTCACCGGAGCCGGTTACGACAAGGGACGCCCCCTGCTCGTCCAGGCCGCCTGGTTCGCCGTTCTCAACCTCGTCTTCGTCAAGTGGTGGTTTCCGGCCCGCTGGCGGCCCGCCGTGCTGCGGGCCTTCGGCGCGCGGATCGGGCAGCGGGTCCTGATCCGTCACCGGGTGCGCGTGCACTGGCCGTGGCGGCTGGAGGTCGGCGACGACGTGTGGATCGGCGAGGGCGCCTGGCTGCTGAACCTCGAGCGGATCAGCATCGGCAGCGACGTCTGCGTGTCCCAGGACGCGCTGCTGTGTACCGGGAGCCATCAGCGCCGTACTCCCACCTTCGAGTTCGACAACGGGCCCATCCACCTGCTGCCCGGAGCCTGGGTCGCGGCGCGGGCCGTCGTGCTGCGCGGGGTCACCGTCGGCCGTGGCGCGGTGGTGGGGGCCTCGGCGGTCGCCCGTCGTGACCTCGCCCCGGGCG